One region of Aminobacterium colombiense DSM 12261 genomic DNA includes:
- a CDS encoding glycosyltransferase family 4 protein, giving the protein MRVLHYVNEGNLSWAIPWIQLILGMQSKGIDNVVLCPGQGTLSAQFQERGIPVFPYKPVVSWAPWVCQGFGQLLKRLSPDLIHTRLFSAAVIGGYWGKKLGIPVVGTIDSRPKSKYFRFVDRTIAISSYIKEQAIESGMDSQKIDVIPNAIDAHYYHRPPGFNPQTVRGKYAIVPEDKIIIGAGRFVDWKGFDVLIEAFKKLDREDTWLLLAGTGEEEEKLKNLAGSNPRIIFLGFVDDIRPYFWAADVYVLPSRLPEPFGLSLLEAMASGLLCVATHMGGPLDMITHSAEGWLVPQDSAASMKITLAQVLDADTATKNLILEKAKQKVSSFDVERISSLYAGYYKFLVK; this is encoded by the coding sequence ATGAGGGTATTGCACTACGTCAACGAAGGGAACTTATCGTGGGCTATCCCCTGGATTCAACTTATACTAGGCATGCAATCAAAGGGCATTGATAACGTAGTGCTTTGTCCCGGGCAGGGAACACTGTCAGCTCAGTTTCAGGAAAGAGGAATCCCCGTTTTTCCCTACAAGCCCGTTGTTTCCTGGGCTCCATGGGTGTGCCAGGGGTTTGGGCAGCTTTTGAAGCGGCTTTCTCCCGACCTTATCCATACCCGTCTTTTTTCCGCCGCTGTCATAGGCGGATATTGGGGGAAAAAACTTGGAATCCCTGTGGTGGGCACCATAGATTCAAGACCGAAAAGCAAGTATTTTCGCTTTGTAGATAGAACCATTGCTATTTCTTCTTATATCAAAGAGCAAGCCATAGAGAGCGGCATGGATTCGCAAAAGATTGATGTCATTCCTAATGCCATAGATGCTCATTATTATCACAGACCTCCTGGCTTTAACCCCCAAACAGTCAGGGGCAAGTATGCTATAGTCCCAGAAGACAAGATCATTATCGGGGCGGGGCGATTTGTTGATTGGAAGGGTTTTGATGTTCTGATCGAAGCCTTTAAAAAACTTGATCGTGAAGATACATGGTTGTTGTTGGCAGGTACTGGTGAAGAAGAAGAAAAGCTGAAGAACCTCGCTGGTTCAAATCCGCGAATAATCTTTTTGGGCTTTGTCGATGATATTCGCCCCTATTTCTGGGCCGCAGATGTATATGTGTTGCCGTCTCGTTTGCCAGAGCCCTTTGGCCTATCCCTTTTGGAAGCCATGGCATCAGGGTTGCTTTGTGTTGCCACTCATATGGGAGGTCCGCTCGACATGATAACCCACTCCGCAGAGGGCTGGCTGGTTCCGCAAGACAGCGCCGCCTCCATGAAAATCACTCTGGCTCAGGTTTTGGATGCAGATACGGCCACTAAAAACCTTATCCTCGAAAAAGCTAAACAGAAGGTTTCTTCCTTCGATGTAGAAAGAATTTCTTCCCTGTACGCCGGCTATTACAAGTTCTTAGTGAAATAG
- the kdsB gene encoding 3-deoxy-manno-octulosonate cytidylyltransferase: MNILGVIPARYGSTRLPGKPLADICGKPLIQHVYEKASSSSLGALIVATDDERIIKAVQAFNGNAVLTSEKHPNGTSRAAEVAEKMNVDYVINIQGDEPLLDPRMIDEVIHALTENEDVVSATLCAPILDKASLSNPNVVKVVKDRRDFALYFSRSPIPYMRVETALPVYEHIGIYGYRKDFLMKYVELEATPLSTAESLEQLKILEHGYSMKVVETAVTHRGPSVDTPEDLDAVRRIIGCSKE; this comes from the coding sequence ATGAATATACTAGGCGTAATACCTGCTCGGTACGGATCAACCCGTCTTCCGGGAAAACCCCTTGCCGATATTTGCGGCAAACCTCTTATACAGCATGTTTATGAGAAGGCGTCCAGTTCTTCTCTTGGAGCCTTGATAGTAGCCACTGATGACGAACGGATCATCAAAGCCGTACAGGCCTTCAATGGCAATGCCGTTCTAACTTCAGAAAAACATCCCAACGGAACAAGCCGGGCGGCTGAGGTGGCAGAAAAGATGAATGTGGATTACGTCATCAACATTCAGGGCGATGAACCCCTCCTCGACCCACGCATGATCGATGAGGTGATCCATGCTCTCACAGAGAATGAGGACGTTGTCTCCGCGACCCTTTGCGCCCCCATTCTCGATAAGGCGAGTCTTTCAAACCCCAATGTGGTTAAAGTGGTGAAAGACCGTCGGGACTTCGCACTCTATTTCAGCCGTTCTCCCATCCCCTATATGAGGGTTGAAACAGCCCTTCCAGTGTACGAGCACATAGGGATATACGGCTATCGCAAAGATTTTCTTATGAAATATGTGGAGCTTGAGGCTACGCCTCTTTCTACGGCGGAATCTTTAGAACAGCTCAAGATCCTTGAGCATGGCTACTCTATGAAAGTGGTGGAAACGGCTGTGACCCATCGTGGTCCCAGTGTGGATACCCCCGAAGACCTCGATGCCGTTCGCCGTATCATTGGCTGCTCAAAGGAATAG
- a CDS encoding mitochondrial fission ELM1 family protein, with product MKNMKGGPGLVVILSDGIRGHLFQSRGIAGWLAQETGTIVEELEVPKVSGFRKLCLLKLKGRHLPSMDKKSLEDWLAKTGATQLMEQCQTLLTRHSAEPHEVLFISAGSGTAAFNLALSSYLAAKSCALMTPSFIGSNPFDFAIVPLHDRPKDIQNVLPTLGAPNSIFPEKLKQAAEELATLYPQESQDRWALLIGGDDGNYRISGRWVEENVKPIVSASAAKGADLYITTSRRTAQDAEDALVHMAANQPHVKMLLLASQNPLNPVPGMMGLCNRVFCTEDSVSMVSEAITAGHRVILMGVEHRKGIKGILQQVASPFYLWGIPRFNTLFDAFKKKGCLVEYSPQFLESGEGLKGIKDFNEARRAALWIIERWKE from the coding sequence ATGAAAAATATGAAGGGCGGGCCAGGGCTGGTCGTCATCTTAAGCGACGGAATACGGGGCCATCTCTTTCAGAGTAGGGGCATTGCGGGCTGGCTGGCCCAGGAAACGGGGACGATTGTAGAAGAATTGGAGGTTCCCAAAGTATCTGGATTTCGAAAACTTTGCCTTCTTAAACTCAAGGGGCGGCATCTTCCGTCCATGGACAAAAAGAGCCTTGAAGATTGGCTGGCAAAGACTGGCGCCACGCAATTGATGGAGCAGTGTCAGACTCTTTTAACTCGACATAGTGCAGAACCCCATGAAGTGCTTTTTATCTCTGCTGGAAGCGGCACGGCTGCCTTTAACCTCGCTCTTTCCTCTTATTTGGCGGCGAAGAGCTGCGCCCTCATGACGCCATCATTTATTGGCTCAAACCCCTTCGATTTTGCCATTGTGCCTTTACATGACAGGCCGAAAGACATACAAAACGTACTGCCAACCCTTGGGGCGCCGAACTCTATTTTCCCTGAAAAGCTAAAGCAGGCCGCAGAAGAGCTAGCCACGCTGTATCCACAAGAATCACAGGATCGATGGGCCCTGCTCATTGGCGGAGACGATGGGAACTATCGTATTAGCGGACGATGGGTTGAAGAAAATGTGAAACCTATTGTCAGCGCTTCAGCGGCCAAGGGGGCGGATCTGTACATAACCACTTCCCGGCGCACTGCCCAAGACGCTGAAGACGCCCTTGTTCATATGGCGGCGAACCAGCCTCACGTTAAAATGCTGCTTCTCGCGTCCCAAAACCCCCTTAACCCCGTGCCTGGGATGATGGGGTTGTGCAACAGGGTGTTTTGCACAGAGGACTCCGTTTCCATGGTATCTGAAGCTATTACGGCGGGACATCGTGTTATATTGATGGGGGTTGAGCATCGCAAGGGCATTAAGGGAATTCTTCAACAGGTGGCGAGCCCCTTTTATTTATGGGGAATTCCTCGCTTTAACACTCTTTTCGATGCCTTTAAAAAAAAGGGATGTCTTGTTGAGTATTCCCCACAGTTTCTGGAAAGCGGCGAAGGCCTTAAGGGGATTAAAGATTTTAATGAAGCCAGACGGGCGGCTTTATGGATTATAGAGAGGTGGAAAGAATGA
- a CDS encoding O-antigen ligase family protein has protein sequence MVADRIIEFGFLWSLFWSPWGPVPRYLGWLLVFIGLALKAIKRESLPAVFDRSVSFVFIALLIWGGVVTWFAKNDFALWGRGYSMLVEFVFACWLAAYVLRKEKNVNRWVHVWYMTVIVTMAFSFFKIAQNPLGEGVFSNINSLGLYVCLIFPFALLYPGSANMVEKSHIKSFGYIAVSILVFIALIISFTTAAWMACVFSLFFLLYYSKRVRKITALFILIFICVALVGHVTADSTFKKVFHRFSKEVQQITSFHDISHLTTNRSDIWQVAYYMVKEKPITGWGWGRSREEFQEVKKRYVPENHIKEAPDAHNMYLNLLIYGGIPTLIGMLYLFGVALKKGFQRFKTGADKWRWLFLVCWVTILLILLYSIGGDVFSFRYKAAVLFWTVLGFSLQRENYGIES, from the coding sequence ATGGTTGCAGATCGCATTATTGAATTTGGCTTTTTATGGTCTCTTTTCTGGTCCCCCTGGGGGCCTGTCCCAAGATATCTGGGATGGCTTTTGGTGTTTATAGGGCTGGCGCTGAAGGCTATTAAAAGAGAATCGCTGCCGGCTGTATTTGATAGATCGGTTTCCTTTGTGTTTATAGCCCTTCTCATATGGGGAGGAGTTGTCACCTGGTTCGCAAAAAACGACTTTGCTTTATGGGGCCGCGGTTACTCGATGCTCGTGGAGTTTGTTTTTGCGTGCTGGTTGGCTGCCTACGTGTTGCGAAAAGAGAAAAATGTAAATAGATGGGTTCATGTCTGGTACATGACCGTTATTGTTACCATGGCCTTTTCCTTCTTCAAAATAGCCCAGAACCCCCTGGGTGAAGGTGTTTTTTCCAACATCAATTCCCTTGGGCTTTACGTATGCCTTATTTTCCCCTTTGCCCTCTTATATCCAGGCAGCGCCAACATGGTAGAAAAATCCCATATTAAATCCTTTGGTTATATTGCTGTAAGCATCCTGGTTTTTATAGCCCTTATAATAAGTTTTACGACAGCAGCCTGGATGGCCTGTGTCTTTAGCTTGTTTTTCCTCCTTTACTACAGTAAAAGGGTTAGAAAGATAACGGCACTTTTTATTCTTATCTTTATATGTGTCGCGTTAGTAGGGCACGTCACCGCGGACTCTACCTTTAAGAAAGTTTTTCATCGTTTCTCGAAAGAGGTTCAACAAATTACGAGTTTTCATGATATTTCACATTTAACCACAAACAGGTCTGATATATGGCAAGTTGCCTATTATATGGTGAAGGAAAAACCGATTACTGGGTGGGGATGGGGCAGATCCCGAGAAGAATTTCAAGAAGTGAAAAAACGCTACGTTCCGGAAAATCACATAAAGGAAGCCCCTGATGCACATAATATGTATTTAAACTTGTTAATTTACGGAGGGATTCCAACCCTTATAGGAATGCTCTATCTATTTGGGGTTGCTTTGAAAAAAGGGTTTCAGCGTTTTAAAACCGGCGCTGACAAGTGGCGGTGGCTTTTTCTTGTCTGTTGGGTTACAATATTGTTAATACTTTTATACAGTATTGGAGGGGATGTCTTCTCCTTCCGATATAAGGCGGCCGTGTTATTCTGGACTGTTCTCGGATTCAGTCTACAACGGGAGAACTATGGAATTGAGTCTTAG
- a CDS encoding glycosyltransferase family 9 protein, with protein sequence MRIDPAHISRVLVIGLSCIGDMLLSMPGINNLKHYLPKARFTLWAGPTVVNVFKHDPMWSDLVPYDRWSPTSEFYGFKGRLRALRIMRKGHFDLVVDLRETLMPLFIGARYAPLLLLKRPFLPKTIHEAERVIQKIYALGVPIVSRSMSYYVPEEERQYAEETLLSFPQKKLVIANPGGREHKRWPVENVIELSQRLIEKRQCLIGIMGYTEEEQTIASRIVKSLPSDYTLNLFGRVPMPRIAAILQKADLFVTNDSGPLHLASAMGTPTVAIYGPSLPDRFGPWGNRHIVLLPQLPCAPCDEGKKCLLGNRLKCLGHISVEDALQACDNLLK encoded by the coding sequence ATGCGTATAGACCCTGCTCACATCTCCCGCGTGTTGGTTATAGGTCTTTCATGCATTGGAGACATGTTGCTCTCAATGCCGGGAATTAATAACCTAAAGCATTATTTGCCAAAGGCGCGTTTTACCCTTTGGGCTGGGCCTACCGTTGTCAATGTTTTCAAACATGATCCCATGTGGAGTGATCTGGTTCCCTATGACCGCTGGTCTCCGACATCTGAGTTCTACGGTTTCAAAGGGCGGCTTCGGGCACTTCGTATTATGAGAAAGGGACATTTTGACCTTGTGGTAGACCTTCGTGAAACCCTTATGCCTCTTTTTATCGGGGCCCGTTACGCTCCTCTTCTTCTCTTGAAAAGGCCCTTTTTGCCGAAAACGATTCATGAGGCGGAGCGGGTTATACAGAAGATATATGCTCTGGGAGTCCCTATCGTTTCCCGTTCAATGAGCTATTATGTTCCAGAAGAAGAACGACAGTATGCAGAAGAAACGCTCTTATCTTTTCCTCAAAAAAAGCTCGTAATTGCAAATCCTGGCGGTCGGGAACATAAGCGCTGGCCAGTTGAAAATGTTATAGAGCTTTCTCAAAGGCTTATAGAGAAGCGTCAATGCCTCATTGGAATTATGGGATATACAGAAGAGGAGCAAACCATTGCTTCTCGTATTGTCAAGTCGTTGCCGTCAGACTATACTCTTAATTTGTTTGGGCGTGTTCCCATGCCTCGAATAGCTGCTATATTGCAAAAGGCCGACCTTTTTGTAACCAATGATTCAGGCCCCCTCCACCTGGCAAGCGCTATGGGGACTCCTACTGTGGCAATATATGGGCCTTCTCTCCCCGATAGATTTGGACCATGGGGAAACCGCCATATTGTTCTTCTTCCACAGCTTCCTTGTGCGCCATGTGACGAAGGGAAAAAATGTCTTTTAGGCAATCGTCTTAAATGTCTCGGGCATATAAGTGTGGAAGATGCTTTGCAGGCATGTGACAATCTTTTAAAATAG
- a CDS encoding deoxyhypusine synthase family protein, whose protein sequence is MKINEKLLNSFYQELDERSKASLDEAVKIMTAVKKKGGKIMVATGSGPNIHEGVTTLIAELMDKGIIDGVTTSSAVVGHEMAGALDKVKMSSGTEFGFDEKYMPRGNVFEFTQLTPQEMNTLRREMVLDEELLKRGEEIDGRIVLKAAGNMAYPMGLRNEMLAAEILSICKVYGLPFEVVAGWGADRRTMIGIGAEKGLPVLVSIPQMIGSGHVGMAIGDSISVFERSQRVARMLDEADVIIESAVALTQEIHDGPFECYTGHGIWSWWKGLHTYSLRDKKLIRIDLDENLRKAQDLQKQSAMIQEAINKGLPKTKISKIPFRMEMSAFARHEGSIPIIGDIGQVWPVMAWRVAQELNVKLDFMSYSQETEDGKAMREWIVREISFLDRDKLLQKAKEHRIKL, encoded by the coding sequence ATGAAAATAAATGAAAAGCTTTTAAATTCCTTTTATCAGGAATTAGACGAAAGATCAAAAGCCAGTCTGGACGAAGCTGTAAAAATAATGACGGCAGTGAAGAAAAAGGGCGGCAAAATAATGGTAGCCACAGGCAGCGGCCCTAACATTCACGAAGGTGTCACCACCCTCATAGCAGAGCTTATGGATAAAGGGATCATTGACGGAGTAACCACCAGCTCGGCCGTTGTGGGGCACGAAATGGCAGGTGCTCTCGATAAGGTAAAAATGAGCAGCGGGACGGAGTTCGGATTTGATGAAAAGTATATGCCTCGGGGAAACGTATTCGAATTTACCCAGCTTACTCCCCAGGAAATGAACACCCTACGGCGCGAAATGGTTCTTGACGAAGAACTGCTTAAACGGGGCGAAGAAATAGATGGCCGCATTGTTTTGAAAGCGGCAGGCAACATGGCTTATCCTATGGGGTTGCGCAACGAAATGCTGGCTGCGGAAATATTGAGCATATGCAAGGTCTATGGCCTTCCCTTCGAAGTTGTTGCCGGATGGGGAGCCGACCGGCGCACCATGATCGGAATTGGCGCTGAAAAGGGGTTGCCTGTTCTCGTCAGCATTCCTCAGATGATAGGAAGCGGCCATGTGGGCATGGCTATTGGCGACAGTATTTCTGTTTTTGAACGGTCACAGAGAGTGGCCAGAATGCTTGATGAGGCCGATGTGATCATCGAATCGGCAGTGGCCCTTACCCAGGAAATCCACGATGGGCCTTTCGAATGCTACACTGGCCATGGCATCTGGTCGTGGTGGAAAGGCCTTCATACCTACAGCCTTAGGGACAAGAAACTCATTCGCATCGATCTTGATGAAAACCTTCGCAAAGCCCAGGATCTGCAGAAACAAAGCGCCATGATACAAGAGGCCATTAACAAGGGATTGCCCAAAACAAAGATCTCTAAAATCCCTTTCCGTATGGAAATGTCGGCCTTTGCCAGGCACGAGGGAAGCATCCCCATCATTGGCGATATTGGTCAGGTGTGGCCTGTCATGGCCTGGCGTGTGGCTCAGGAACTGAATGTTAAACTTGACTTTATGAGCTACTCCCAGGAAACTGAGGATGGCAAAGCCATGAGAGAGTGGATAGTCAGGGAGATTTCCTTCCTTGACCGTGATAAATTACTACAAAAAGCGAAGGAGCATCGTATAAAGCTATGA
- a CDS encoding 3-deoxy-D-manno-octulosonic acid transferase, protein MAYPWLAHKYKTGLNERKALYTEEKKQLFRRKNPLWVHSVSVGEVQSAWPLLLAAHEDVPDLPVVLSTTTVTGKDMAHQLVSELFDAHIYYPWDTPWIVARALDAIQPKAYVVIETEIWPNLLKELVKRQIPAFLVNGRFSETTSLKGKNHPDFWRNIFSCFTRLMVRSDKDEEYLLSLGLEPEKIAVTGDCKVDALRLRQKSADFSWANKLIGRRKPVFLAGSTHTGEDEIVLEAYSQVKKQIPEARLIIVPRHPERAEAVTASAQKIAKAERLSAVKNGWDILIVDKIGVLFDLYGVADSAFVGGSLVPKGGQNLMEAAVFGIPVCHGPNMEDFPEAAAGLAAHHGAVTVRNAEEMAEWWQKSLSPSMRERVKQGAAQYFEGVGGAASLSWKEIREVMG, encoded by the coding sequence ATGGCGTACCCATGGCTGGCGCATAAATACAAAACGGGGCTGAATGAGCGGAAAGCTCTTTATACAGAAGAAAAAAAACAATTGTTTCGTAGAAAAAACCCACTTTGGGTTCATTCCGTTTCAGTAGGAGAGGTTCAATCGGCCTGGCCCCTTCTTCTTGCGGCCCACGAAGATGTTCCGGATCTTCCTGTAGTGTTGTCTACGACAACCGTTACAGGAAAAGATATGGCCCATCAGCTGGTATCAGAACTATTTGACGCCCATATCTATTACCCCTGGGATACTCCGTGGATCGTGGCTCGCGCTCTTGACGCCATACAGCCCAAAGCCTATGTGGTTATAGAAACTGAGATTTGGCCCAATTTGCTCAAAGAGCTGGTAAAACGGCAAATTCCGGCATTTCTTGTGAATGGCCGGTTTTCAGAAACGACATCGTTAAAGGGAAAAAACCACCCGGATTTCTGGCGGAATATTTTTTCATGCTTTACCCGCCTTATGGTTCGCTCAGATAAAGATGAGGAATATCTGCTTTCTTTAGGGCTGGAGCCAGAGAAAATCGCAGTGACGGGAGACTGCAAAGTTGACGCTCTCAGATTGAGGCAAAAAAGTGCGGACTTCAGCTGGGCTAATAAACTTATTGGCCGCCGAAAACCGGTTTTTTTAGCCGGCAGCACCCATACAGGAGAAGATGAAATTGTCCTTGAGGCCTATTCACAGGTCAAAAAGCAAATACCAGAGGCCCGGCTCATCATAGTTCCACGCCATCCCGAACGGGCCGAGGCCGTCACTGCTTCAGCTCAGAAAATTGCCAAGGCGGAGCGCCTCTCTGCTGTAAAAAATGGATGGGACATCCTTATAGTCGATAAAATAGGGGTTCTCTTCGACCTCTACGGTGTTGCTGACAGTGCCTTCGTGGGAGGAAGCCTGGTTCCTAAAGGGGGGCAGAACCTTATGGAGGCCGCAGTCTTCGGCATACCGGTCTGTCATGGTCCGAATATGGAAGATTTTCCCGAAGCGGCAGCAGGTCTGGCAGCACACCATGGGGCAGTAACTGTGCGAAATGCGGAAGAAATGGCTGAATGGTGGCAGAAAAGCCTCTCTCCCTCTATGAGGGAAAGAGTAAAACAGGGAGCGGCACAGTATTTTGAAGGAGTGGGGGGAGCGGCATCCTTATCCTGGAAAGAAATACGTGAGGTGATGGGTTGA
- a CDS encoding glycosyltransferase family 4 protein, whose translation MKIIQLLPEFIEGGVERHVLGLSNELSKMGHTVLVVSGGGKLQEKLENVEHWALPVYQKNPLTVIYAAIKIAMRIKREGWELIHAHSRVPAWIAWWASRLSGIPFIITAHSTYSKNMGIAPFKKALGAISISNWVQDYLDHYLPQKRVVIFNGMPPLQNQWKGSLQSTPFLFLFIGRLTKIKGLHIIMEALKDCSFHDWRLNVVGDGPQREELETFCHENHLSERVSFYGFQNNPDKWMAQCSCLLFPSLSEGMGLTLMRGIQMGVPVLASDLPPVRELCKNPEELIPPGKVELWKNGLLEILKSRETRQHFFQEKISGEKEMAERVASFYRKIIF comes from the coding sequence ATGAAAATCATTCAGCTCCTTCCAGAATTTATAGAGGGGGGAGTGGAGCGCCATGTTCTTGGCCTTTCAAACGAATTGTCAAAAATGGGGCACACCGTTCTAGTTGTTTCCGGCGGTGGAAAACTTCAGGAGAAACTTGAAAATGTGGAACACTGGGCACTTCCCGTGTATCAGAAAAATCCTCTAACAGTCATATACGCAGCGATTAAAATAGCAATGCGGATCAAGAGGGAAGGCTGGGAGCTCATTCACGCCCATTCCAGAGTTCCCGCGTGGATCGCGTGGTGGGCCAGCCGCCTTTCCGGAATTCCATTCATTATTACCGCCCATTCCACTTATTCAAAAAATATGGGTATCGCCCCTTTTAAAAAAGCTTTGGGAGCTATTTCGATCAGCAACTGGGTTCAAGACTATCTGGATCATTACTTGCCTCAAAAAAGAGTCGTTATTTTTAACGGGATGCCGCCCCTTCAAAACCAATGGAAGGGGAGTCTTCAATCGACCCCGTTCTTATTTTTGTTTATCGGCCGTCTGACAAAGATAAAGGGACTTCATATAATAATGGAGGCCTTAAAAGATTGCTCATTCCACGATTGGCGCCTGAACGTCGTGGGAGACGGCCCTCAGAGAGAAGAGCTTGAGACTTTTTGTCACGAAAACCATCTTTCAGAGCGTGTGTCTTTTTATGGTTTTCAAAACAACCCGGATAAATGGATGGCGCAATGTTCGTGCCTGCTTTTTCCGTCACTGTCTGAAGGTATGGGGCTAACGTTAATGAGGGGCATTCAAATGGGAGTGCCTGTTCTTGCTTCAGACCTCCCTCCCGTGAGGGAACTATGTAAAAATCCTGAAGAGCTGATTCCCCCTGGTAAGGTGGAACTATGGAAAAACGGCCTCCTTGAGATACTTAAATCGCGAGAGACAAGGCAACATTTTTTTCAAGAAAAAATATCAGGTGAAAAAGAAATGGCTGAGCGTGTAGCAAGCTTTTATCGTAAGATTATTTTTTAA
- a CDS encoding S-layer homology domain-containing protein, with translation MKKILALVAVVALVAFAAPAFAANPFMDVPMNHWAYDAVGQLASRGVVSGYPDGSYKGNQPMTRYEMASLVARSLAVVDMEKASKQDVEMLKKLVVEFKDELDALGVKVDKLDGRVAVLEENLGGWKFWGEFRFDAKFADRAGGLYTDRSDVDFNLNRYRIWMSKKVDDKVKFTARLGNNAGNVSWQRYWIDVALPWDVNMMAGLWAFDWEDDDGLYTDNDAWFTDRSLNGFYFGRPFSMGDFAMYVARNDDPAALDEYYEYAGRVKFNFNENFWMSGNYIARDYDVADDESVWWAALGFNFNSDWGFKGAYYKQDLNVAAGEDSPAAWQAILDVKQAALGFTSLWVEYTDFDENFAAWTDGPWDNYGTVTGTGLGAYDNILFVSLNQKWNDKWSTFQRYLSGSARATGAGFDDTTNWTVGVKYYYTPALSFELAYDKIENSQTRTAAANDDNVIRLRTRVTF, from the coding sequence ATGAAAAAGATTCTTGCACTCGTAGCAGTAGTAGCATTGGTTGCTTTCGCCGCACCGGCGTTCGCTGCCAATCCTTTCATGGATGTACCTATGAACCATTGGGCCTATGACGCAGTAGGCCAGCTTGCTTCTCGCGGTGTCGTTTCCGGTTATCCCGATGGTTCCTACAAAGGAAACCAGCCCATGACCCGTTATGAAATGGCTTCTCTTGTAGCCCGCTCATTGGCCGTAGTTGACATGGAGAAGGCCAGCAAGCAGGATGTTGAGATGCTGAAGAAACTTGTTGTTGAGTTCAAAGACGAGCTTGACGCACTTGGCGTGAAGGTCGACAAACTCGACGGCAGAGTAGCCGTTCTCGAAGAGAACCTTGGCGGCTGGAAATTCTGGGGCGAATTCCGCTTCGACGCGAAGTTTGCTGATCGGGCAGGCGGCCTTTACACAGATCGCAGCGATGTAGACTTCAACCTGAACCGTTACCGCATCTGGATGAGCAAAAAGGTTGATGATAAAGTTAAGTTCACAGCTCGTCTTGGAAACAACGCAGGAAACGTTTCCTGGCAGCGCTACTGGATCGACGTGGCCCTTCCCTGGGACGTCAATATGATGGCAGGTCTCTGGGCATTCGACTGGGAAGACGACGATGGTCTCTATACAGACAACGATGCCTGGTTCACCGACCGTTCTCTCAATGGTTTCTACTTTGGCAGACCCTTCAGCATGGGCGATTTCGCGATGTATGTTGCACGTAATGACGATCCAGCAGCATTAGATGAATACTATGAGTACGCTGGCCGTGTGAAGTTCAACTTCAACGAGAACTTCTGGATGTCTGGAAACTACATTGCACGCGACTATGATGTAGCTGATGACGAGTCAGTCTGGTGGGCAGCTCTTGGATTCAACTTTAATTCTGACTGGGGATTCAAGGGAGCTTACTACAAACAGGATCTCAATGTTGCCGCTGGCGAAGATAGCCCAGCAGCATGGCAGGCCATTCTTGATGTGAAACAGGCCGCTCTTGGCTTCACTTCTCTTTGGGTTGAATATACAGACTTTGACGAGAACTTTGCAGCATGGACAGATGGCCCGTGGGATAACTACGGTACAGTTACCGGTACAGGCCTTGGCGCATATGACAACATTCTTTTCGTAAGCCTGAACCAGAAATGGAACGACAAGTGGTCAACCTTCCAGCGCTACCTGAGCGGAAGCGCTCGTGCAACAGGTGCGGGCTTTGACGATACAACCAACTGGACCGTTGGCGTGAAGTACTACTACACACCAGCTCTTTCTTTCGAGCTTGCCTATGATAAGATCGAAAATAGCCAGACCCGGACTGCGGCTGCCAACGACGACAACGTCATCAGACTTCGTACCCGCGTAACATTCTAA